One genomic window of Malaciobacter molluscorum LMG 25693 includes the following:
- a CDS encoding c-type cytochrome, with product MKLLLTTLAVSSILFASNIPDLPTKYPAGELGKMVKLGEAIMNETDTHPLTKDYVGNNLKCKSCHLIGESGKPGTTKTIGTFIGTASAFPAFSKREKTVQTLQDRINNCFMRSMNGVRPIVDTKASIAMATYITWLSTGHKIKMDEHRPSSPLTSDRWAAKQKKFAAIQKKATHKNYLAGKNIYQNQCASCHGMNGEGIATFPPLWGKDKTGKWASYNTGAGMSKLNKAPAWIQENMPLGQDGTLTDQEAADVALFVDAQERADFNLKKGLLPKEKMGYYNSKVHEEKHSVESNFKAFGLDLQKIKTGK from the coding sequence ATGAAACTATTACTTACAACACTAGCAGTTTCATCTATATTATTTGCATCAAATATACCAGATTTACCGACAAAATATCCAGCTGGAGAGTTAGGAAAGATGGTTAAACTTGGTGAAGCAATTATGAATGAGACAGATACACATCCATTAACAAAAGATTATGTGGGTAATAATCTAAAATGTAAAAGTTGCCATTTAATTGGGGAGAGTGGAAAACCAGGAACAACAAAAACAATCGGAACATTTATAGGAACAGCAAGTGCTTTCCCTGCTTTTTCAAAAAGAGAAAAAACAGTTCAAACACTACAAGATAGAATTAACAACTGTTTTATGAGAAGTATGAATGGAGTAAGACCAATAGTTGATACAAAAGCTTCAATTGCTATGGCTACATATATCACTTGGCTTTCAACTGGACACAAAATAAAAATGGATGAACATAGACCATCAAGTCCATTGACAAGTGATAGATGGGCAGCAAAACAAAAGAAATTTGCAGCTATTCAAAAAAAAGCAACTCACAAAAACTATTTAGCTGGTAAAAATATCTATCAAAATCAATGTGCATCATGTCATGGAATGAATGGTGAAGGTATTGCAACATTCCCTCCTTTATGGGGAAAAGACAAAACTGGGAAATGGGCTAGTTATAATACAGGTGCAGGAATGAGTAAATTAAATAAAGCTCCTGCTTGGATTCAAGAAAATATGCCTTTAGGTCAAGATGGAACTTTAACTGATCAAGAAGCAGCTGATGTTGCATTATTTGTTGATGCACAAGAAAGAGCAGATTTTAATTTGAAAAAAGGGTTATTACCTAAAGAAAAAATGGGTTATTATAATTCAAAAGTACATGAAGAAAAACATTCTGTAGAATCGAACTTCAAAGCTTTTGGTCTTGACTTACAAAAAATAAAAACAGGTAAATAA